The genomic segment TCTCTgaaatgtatctgtgtgttttgctcTTAATTACAGTTTTCAACCCATTTCACCTCCAGTGTGTGGAGATCCCCATTTTGTCAGACAAGGACTGTGAGAACTCCTATCCCGGCGGGATCACTGAGCGCATGGTGTGCGCTGGATACCTGGAGGGAGGCAAGGATTCTTGTCAGGTATGTTTCACACAGTTACACAGCACATCGTATACAAGAAGAAATGATGAGGGCAATAAACTTTTGTTTCTTCCTCTCACCTGCTCAGGGTGACTCTGGTGGCCCTCTGGTGTGTAATGGGGAGCTGCAGGGTATTGTCTCCTGGGGCCGGGGTTGTGCTCAGCCTGATTCCCCAGGCGTTTACACCAAAGTCTGCTCTCTGATGCCCTGGATCAACGACATTCTCACCTCATACAGCTAGACTGTGATCTTCCATCACAGAACTagactagagagagagagagagactgaaacTGAAGGCGGCAGAGACATGAGGTGGTGGGTGGTGTCAGaggaaaaagcagcaggagagcagctgagtgagagagagagggagagagagagagatgggttACTCATGGCACAATCAATAAAATCTTCCATTTTGTGATGCATCATTGTGTTTATGGTACTTCACTGCTCCTACTACATATGCTATCCGAATTGTAATCCTGTAAAACTAATCCACTTgcttgctcactcactcactccataTTTTTTGTAAGCGCCCAGAACCAGCATGAGACACTTAGGATTGCACTCACTTGAAAATGTCAGCCAGCAGGAACACAAGAAAACCAATGAAACACCCTCCTGCACCAATGTGCACTGACAAAATCTGCATTTTGAGCTCACAGGGACACGAAGGTGCTGCCACTTTTggtacatttgtgtcacttatcTAAAGCCGGATGacagatttcaaacactgatgtcaaaaaacaacacatttgaactcactgatggaggcagcagtggaacaactcctgtgtgctgtgatgcaaaaacactgacttttttctACGTACTTTGGTGCGGGACAGAGTGCTCTGCTAACTGTCTGACAgctaacattttaaatatataatttaatctGTAGACAAGAAGGTGTAGATTTTGTTTGGTGAACCTTCTGTGAAGTAGATTCATTCAGTGTCAACATCACAACatccacacataaaaaaaaatattcctatACATTCAAAGCGCAGGTGAGGTTTTAATGTTATGGAAGCACATGAATACAGCCCTCCATTTTGATTGTTCATTTCCAAAATGCTGGGCCACATGTCGGTgaagtggctagcactgttgccgtGCAGCAAAGACCCCAGGGTTTCACGACACGGTACGAACTAGGGTCTTTCTGcgtgagtttgcatgttctcctcatgtgtgcgtgggctctctaaattgaccaaaggtgtgaatgtaagagtgaatggttgttgatCTTGATGTGTTGACCCTGCAATTgattcatgtggaggataaagcggtagaaaatggatggatggatggatgcttcagtcatggaaggaaggaagggatgCAGAAGTATTTTGCTTTTATGTATGTTCGCTTGATCGCTTGAacatttataatctgacaaatgttagataattacaattatttagTTGAATGTCAACGGGGCTGTTGCTCAggagccaatcagcaggcagcttgcTAAGGCccatccacaaacaaaaaaccaaggcgcaaagaacaaattaattttcaaatgataaaatacaatatttttgagtgattaaattgatatttttttggTTCTGAAAAAGGGTTtgttaaaagtgttgtttgaaaaatattgacacaaatctaattcatATTTCGATTCCTAAAATTacctaaaaaaaagtaaatccaATATTAGTTTTCCCTTTCTcctttctttaatttatttttttactaaacATATCTAGaacagttttaaaaatgaaacaaaagtgaGATCATATTCGGAATGTACCAAGTCCTAATTCATGGCTGTGGGCTCACAGATTTTCCAGTTGGAGAGGCATCCCCACCTTATATCCAGTCTTAAGTAGACTTGATGAGAAATTCACTGTGTTCTTCAACTGTcggaaaattaaagaaaaatagacAATCATGCTGTCAAACATCTGTCAACTACACATGAAACAACaccttccttctttttttctccccaacaACAATGACCTGACAAACAGAAATAGATGACAGGATGATAGGATTGATAAATGGATGAGAATTACCGTAGAACTTAAAGACCCCTCAGATATGACTTCATAATTAATTGAGTCAAAattcaaatgttcaaaatgtATGGAAGCCGAGAGCGGTCATCGTTGCTACTATATTTTTTCGAGATCACggaaaaatgaatgtgttaaaacTGGATAATGGTCAATTTTCTTGTGATAATGAGATGCATTAATGCGTTATCTCGGGATAACAAGGCTCGTTTTCgcgtgtgtttccattaggaatagtaccaaaataactggccctaACCATTCTATTGGAGCTAGACCAAGGAGAGAAAGAGTTATGAGCTACTATCATTCTTTTTACTTAATTTCACCTGATtgtgtcaaaatggctgacaatGGTTCTTATCAATTTCTTGTTGGCATCTGCTAAGCTTGCATTCTGGAAGAGCCGCAAGAACCAGGTGTCAGGTGTGGGCTGGACAGAGCAGGTGCTCTGTCTGAAGGAACTGGTCTCAGCCAGGCTCAGGATAGGGCACTCGTTCTAAAGACTAACATGTAACAGAGGCCAGGTCATCTGACACAACACTGCATCACTCTATTTCTTGGTCAAATAGCCTTTCAATTAGCCTGGAGGTGTGTTAAAAGTTACTGtcctgttgaaaaacaaatgatggtCACACTAAGCACAAACCAGATGGGATTTCATGTCGCTGCAGAATGCTTTGGTAGCCATGCTGGTTAAGTGTGCCTTggattttgaataaattacCAGCAATAGCCAAGTACACCCCCATATCATCGCACCTCCTCATGTAGAACCACACATGTAGAGGACATCAGCTCACTTTTTCTGCATCTCATAAAGACATGGCACAAGCAGTTCTCTTCTTCTCGTTCTTCCTCAGAAGTGGCTTCTTTGCAGCAATTTCAAACCATGCTACTAGAACTCTGTGAACCATTCATGTGGGCTGTAATCTGAGGGGCGGTTTCTGAGGCTGGTAACTCTGATGAACGTATCCTCGGCAGCAGACGTAACTCTTGGTCTTCCTTTCCTGGGACAGTCCTCGTGAGAACCAGAGTCATTATTGTGTTTGATGATCTTTGCGACCACACTttagggcagcctgtggccaagtggagagggaatttggcttgtaaccagaaggtctccggttcaagtccccaccaggccGAAAgagctggggtacccctgagcaaggtacccaacccccattgctccccgggggctactcagtgtggcagcccactgctcctaattctaggatgggtgaaaatgcagagaataatttccctaaggggataaaaaaaaaacttgaccttcattttttttaaagtaatgatGGACCGCCGTTTCTCTTTATTTGGTGGGGTGGCTCTTGCCGTAACATGGATAAGAATAGTAGTCAAATTCACTATAGACCTTTACAGTATACCAGTCCTACCTCTGCAATACTCAACTGATTGTCTCAAATATGAAGGGAAGCTCTGGGAACTCCTTCAAGACTGTTAAAAACCATTCCTGGTGACTACCTCATGAAGCTGATTGAGAGAATGTCAAGAGTATGCAAAGATAATACATTAATTTACAACGTATAccaggaaaaaataaagaaaaccatTGAATAAGAAGGTGTATCCAAACCTTTGACTGGTGTATGGGCTGAGGGAGTGTGGATCCCCAAAGAGGAGAACTCGAAAAACATCAACCAGTTTCGGACCATCTCACTATTGAGTGTCAAAGGGAAGGTGTTTTTCAGCATCGTCTCACGAAGACTGAGAGAGTTTCTTCTCAAGAACAACTATATTGACCCCTCAGTACAGAAGGGAGAGATCCCAGGAGCTCCTGGCTGCTTGGAACACACTGGTGTAGTTACAAAGCTCATTAGAGAGGCCTGGCCAACGCCTACGGGTCAATACCGCATGAACTTCGAGCTTGCTCTACACCTCCATCATGTTCCCAGTAAGATCAAGCACCTGATCCTGGATTACTACAATAATTTCAGGACGAGGGTAACTTCTTGGTCAGAAACATCAGATTGGCATCGCATTAGGAAAGGACTAATAACAGGCTGTACCATCTCTGTTATCCTTTTCTCCCTTGCCATGAACATGGTGGTCAAGTCAGCCGAGGTGGAATGCAGAGGGCCCCTAACCAAGTCAGGTGTACGACAGCCCCCTATAAGAGCCTATATGGACGACCTTaccatcacaacaacagcaggtgGATCTTACAAGGACTTGAGAGGCTCATCACCTGGGCAAGGATGAGTTTTAAGCCTGCTAAATCAAGGTCCATGGTGCTGAAGAGGGGGAAAGTGATTGACAAGTTCCGTTTTTCCATCTCAGGAACTGTCATTCCAACCATCACGGAGCAACCTGTCAAGAGTTTGGGGAAGCTCTTTGACTCCAGCCTGACTCTGTTGCCATCCAGAAGTCCAACAAAGAGCTTGGAGCTTGGCTCACCAAGTTTGACAAGTCTGGTCTGCCTGGTAGATTTAAAGCCTGGATCTACCAGCATTCCATCCTGCCCCGAGTCCTGTGGCCCCTGCTGGTCTATGCAGTCCCAATAACAACAGTAGAGTCCCTAGAAAGGAAGATCAGTGGCTGTCTTCGGAAGTGGCTGGGCCTTCCACGCAGTCTCACCAGTGCTGCACTGTACGGGACGAGTAACATCCTGCAACTTCAGTGGTCTCCGGGAAGAATTCATGGTGGTACGCACCAGAGAATCCCTACAGTACAGGGACTCCAGGGACTGCAAGGTGTCATCAGCTGGCATTGAggtgaggacaggaaggaagtgGAAGGCTGGGAAAGCACTGGAGGCAGCAGAGTCACGTCTGAGACAAAAGGCTCTGGTGGGCACTGTGGCGACAGGCAGAGCAGGCTTGGGTTACTTCCCGAAGACTCTGGTCAGCCAGGCCCGTGGCAAGGAAAGACACCATCTACTCCAGGAAGAGGTCCAAGCAGGCATAGAGGAAGAGCGAGTGAGCAGGGCAGCGGGACTCCGGCAGCAGGGAGGGTGGACAAGGTGGGAGAGTGCACTGCAGCGCAGGATCACGTGGACAAACATCTTGCAGGCAGACTTCCATCGGGTCCGTTTCCTTATACAAGCTGTCTATGATGCCCTGCCAAGCCCAGCGAACCTCCATGTCTGGGGGAAGAGTGAGACACCTTCCTGCCTTCTTTGCTCTGGAAGAGGCTCCTTAGAACATCTCCTCAGCTGCTGCCCAAAGGCTCTGGCTGATGGCCATGACCAGGTGCTTAAGGCAATTGCTGAGAGCAATCTGAGATGGCTGAGAGGTCTCAGCCATCAGCACCAGCAAACACCATCATGCTCCAAAGAAGGCAGTCCCCTTCATCAAACCTGGAGAGAAACCCCGGGCACGCCCACAACTAACAACAGGCCACCTCCACACTGCCTCTGACTGGCAACTGCAGGTGGACCTGGGGAAGCAGCTGAGGTTTCCCCAGCACATTGTAACAACAAGTCTCCGTCCAGACATGATCATTACCTCTGAGGCTTCAAGACACCTGATCATCCTGGAACTTACGGTGCCCTGGGAAGAGCGTATTGAGGAAGCTAATGAGAGGAAACGCGCTTCCTGGTGGAGGAGTGCAGGGAGAGAGGCTGGAGAACCTTTTATGAGCCTACATGAGTCGGCTGCAGAGGCTTTGCAGGGCGTTCACTTTGTAAAGTcctcagccgtttgggtgttaCAGGGGCAGCCAGGAAGAGGGCCATCCAATCGGTGAGCGGAGCCGCAGAGAAGGCCACAAGGTGGCTTTGGAATAAGAGGGCTGATCCGTGGACTGCTACTGGTTCACCTGAGCGAGGGTGTATGATGTTGCAAGACCCGAAACACCCAATGATCCCAGGATACATCACTGAGGATGCGTCCCAGTGCATCCTAGAGATGTTTCTTGCACacagtaaagatgaaaaaggaaagagatgAAGTGGAACATGATTTGAAAGTCAAGGTGTAAGATTTTATTGGTTCTGATGTTAAATGCACATTCTTCAAAACTTTACAACAACATTGGAGTTAGAATGATGGACAAAAGGCAGTAGAACAAGATGGTGGTCGCAGGATCAGATTTAATAACTGGCCATGGTCCTCTCCAGCCAGTCGTTGAAGAGGCAGACCTGTGaataagagacagagagaaagtcaaCAGCAAATATATGACTGATTTAACTGGATACGTACAAACTGTGAATTAAAGATATACCTTGGCGTAGACACCAGGATGGTCCCTCTCAGCACATCCATAGCCCCAGGACACAACACCCTGCAGCTCACCGTTGCACACAACGGGGCCACCAGAGTCACCCTGACGAAGAAAATAAAGAGCGTAAACTCACACTGAAGATTCATAACAAGTATTTCATgactttgtttctgtattttctcaTTGAATGCTGATTTACGTACCTGGCAAGAGTCCTTGCCTCCCTCCAGGTATCCAGCGCAGAACATGGCGTCAGTGATCATGCCAGGGTAGGAGTTGTCACAGTCTCTTTCAGACAGGATGGGGATGTTCAGGCACTGCAGCTTGTTACTGTCAGCACCTACAAGGTGTGATACAAAAGTATGTGAGAAAAGTGTTTAACACAGAGTAAAACAGCATTTCTTACACATAAATAATCAGATTTCACTCACTGGAGCTCATGGTGTTTCCCCAGCCAGCGACTTTGCACATGGTGCCAGCAGGGGCACAGCTGGAGGGCAGAGCCACAGTCTTCACATACTGGTTGAGGGTGGCGGACTTGCTCAGCTTGATCAGCATGATGTCATTGTTAATGTTGTAGGAGCTGTAGTTGGGGTGACGGATGACAcgggaggaggagatgaactGCTCATTTCCCTCGTTGACCCTGATGTTGTGCTCGCCCAGACGCACCTCCACACGGCTggagtggacagagagagaggatagTTTGCAGCTGAATGTCATGATGCTGCTCAAAATCAtattcattccttcatttattttattccctcATACGATCAAGAGTGACATACGACTTgtagcagtgagcagcagacacaACCCAGTCCTTGCTGACTAGGGAGCCTCCACAGAAGTGGTAGCCAGAGTTCAGAGACACCGTATGGGCCTGGGAGTAGGGCTGGCACTCATACCCTCCAACGATCTTGTCGTCCTCGGTGgcaactgagaaacacacagaaaaccaaCTAGTCAGTGaacaagtgaatgaatgtaCGTGTTGATTTACTTATTCAAAAGTCAACaagcacaaagacaaatgcTTACAGGCAGCTCCGATGAGCAGAACAAAGACCAGAGACCTCATGGTTGCTGTGTGATCCTGTCGATGAGAGGACTTCACCTGGAGCCCTGGTTTATATAGAAATTAACCCCTCCCCCTTCTCTACTCAACACACCTCCTACTTTAGATTTTGACCAATCAGGGTCCTGAAAAGTCCGGGTTTATGTGTTAATTACTGGTGTGTATTATGGAAGTGTAATACAATAAGAGTCACTGTCACAGATGTGTATACATATAGAAATTCTcagctaaaaatgtacaaattctGCTTAATCAGGAAAGGAAAGGATAGGAAATGGACAGATAACACAACTTTATTGAAACCTTGACATGTGTGGAGTGGAGTGGTGAGCTGTGTGCAGATCTGCAGATGGCCTGGTTCCCATCCACCGTCACACAGGAGAGACCCACGTGTCATTGTGTAGAACAGTCAACAGGCAAATAACACCAAGGAATGCTTGTAATTACACTGTTGCTGccacttttcttgttttatgaACAACCATATTGAGTTTGACTGtgactgttttttacagtgcactTGTAGAGTTagatattatatgtatatatatatgtatacatatatatatatatatgtatacatatataaaaagaGTGAAACTGATTGTGAAGGATAAAAATCAGCAagaattataaatgaaaaaaagccatTAAAGATACATTTCCCAGAAACAAGACTTACTTCACTTTCTCAAACATCGATTTTTGCAGTGCTATCATGCAGAAATTTTACACAATTAATACactaaaatgattttaaaagatGATTAAAACTTTCTTCAACAGAAGTTGAAATTATGTAAGTTTAAGTCTTTGAAGATAACGAAAGAGTCCGCTGCAGTCAAATAACATATTTGCTTTTCTGGTatacaggtttttcttttccaggATCCTGATCCTGATTGGTCCAAAACTGAAGAAGGAGGTGTGTTGAGTAGAGAAGGGGGAGAGGTTTTTTCCTTTATAAACCAGGGCTCCAGGTGAAGGTCTCTGGCAGTAACATAACATAGTAATGATGGGTCCTTGTACATGCGAGTTACtaataatgaacacacacactgtaaatggcATATATTAAACAACAGTTGAACAAATTATTGCCACTATATTTGATCCCCAACACAACAATGTAGATTTTACTGCAGCTATTGCATTGGAAAAGTAGAGGAGAGGTCAAACGGGAAGCGATGGAAAGCACAGATAgctgagaggagcagaggagctgtTCAGTGTCACAGTGGTGCTGAAATGACCACtgactgtgacaaaaacaacttcacaACACCACTCCTACTTGATAAATAGGCAAATAATTGTATAATATGAAGTCTATAGAGCACAATGAGACTGAAGCGTGCAgcgacaattaaaaaaaaaaacactaccaTACTAAACTGATCAGATAGACAATCTGCATAAACCACAAGAAATGATGATTTCACTGCAAAGAACAGCCTTATTCTTACCATACTATACTGTACACTTTATGTcatagacaaacaaaaaactcccttcaataataataataaataaaaatgcattttatttttaggtgcCTTTCAAGACTCTCAAGGTCACCTTAAAAATAGTAATTACAGAAAGACAACAATAAAGTGAGGTATGAAGGCGCAAGGTTATGGAGAGCCTTGAATGTGAGAAGCAGAATCTTATATTCGATGCAGAGATGGACCGGAAGCCAGTGAAGCTGTTTGAGGACAGGAGTGATATGCTGTGTGGATGGGGTTCTGGAAATGACGCGTGCATTTCTGTGGTAGACCATGTAGAAGAGCATTACAGTAATCAAGGCGCGATGTGACAAGGGCGAGTGATGGACGAAGGCGATTGATATTGCAAAGATGAAAGTATGCAGACCGAGTAATGTTGTTAATATGGGTGGTGAAGAGAGGGTGGAGTCCgggatgacacccagactcttgACCTGAGGAGAGGAAGGATAAACAGCAGTGTTGTCAATGAGGAGTGAGAAACTAGTGTTAGATTTAGACAGTGTGGATTTTGTGCCAACCAAAAGGAATTCTGGTTTATTTCCGTGGATTTTGTGAAAATTGTGCAAGAACCAGGTTTTAACATCTTGCAGACAGTCAAGGAGggtggaggaagtgaggaagtgGATTTACAGGAGAGATATAGCTgggtgtcatctgcatagcaatGAAAGTTGAGTCCTGAATGATTCCTGAAGATGTTACCGAGAGGAGGTGGATGATAAATAGAAGAGGGCCAAGGACAGAGCCCTGCGGCACACCACTATTTActggggaaggaaggaagggattGATAGTTCTTCAGCTGTACCAATTGTGTGCGACCGGAGAGGTAGGAGGTGAACCAGGACAGAGTAGTGTGATTTAGTCCAATGGAGATTAGGCGGTGTTGAAAGCTGCAGGAAGGTCAAGGAGGATTAGAATGGTGAGATGTCTGTAGTCAGCTGCCATGAGAAGGTTGTTGGTGATCTTTGCCAGAGCTGTTTCGTGCTGTGATGAAGACTGAAACCAGATTGAAACTGTTCATAGAGGGTATCCTGAGTGAGATGATTATGGACTTGCGCAGCAACCACTTTTTCCAGGATTTGATTTTGAAGATGCCCTCAAGTACCTTGTTGTGTTCCTTGGGAACCATTGGAAGAAACTGGGAGGACGTCACTGAAAAAATTGAAAGTAAactaaataaatggaaatggcTGCTCCCTCACATGTCATACAGAGGTAGAGTTCTTGTGATTAATAATCTGGTAGCCTCCCTGCTTTGGCACCTCCTAGCCTGTATGGATCCACCATCAGGTTTACTAGCCCAGATCCAGACTAAACTAGTCAATTTCTTCTGGGATGACTTACATTGGGTGCCACAGGGGGTGCTATTTTTAACCAGAGAGGAGGGGGAACAGGGCCTCATCCACTTGGCCAGTAGAACTGCCACCTTCAGAATACAGTTTATCCAAAGGTTCCTGACTGGACCAGCAGATTTGGTATGGAGAGAAGTGGCCAGCAGATGTGTGAGTAACTTGGGACAGGATAATGcactgtttttaactgattctaaatttttaaaatgttttaaactaaaTGGGTTACCTCTGTTTTATCAGGGTGTTTTTAAGTCATGGGCCCTTTTTAAATGCAATTCAGGTCAAAGCTCTAACTGTCTGTTCTGGTTACTGAAGGAGCCACTGGTATGACAACGCTGTACAGAACTGGGACTCTGGTGTTGGAACAACTTATAGACATCGCAGGTCCAGTGCTGATGGACTCCCGGGCTGTGGGCTCCCTACTAGGCATCCAGTCTGCCAGGATTGCTGACAGGATCCTGGATCTATGGAGGCTCTCAGGGAGGGAGAAAAGCCTCTTCATGGACTACACAGAAGGTACTGCAAAACCCAACCACAGAGATCCGTCTCCAGAGGTCCACATGAGTCCCCAGTTAGGGGAGTTAAGCGCACTTAGCCTGCACAAAATACTTAGCCTGCACACAGCTGACATAAAATCTCTATCACACCTGCATAAAAGTCATCAATAAGAAGGGACTGTGTGACAGAGCACCCACTGTGTGGACCAACCAACTGAGTGGAGATGTGGAGAATTTTACACGATGCCATCGCCTCAAATGCTTTTATGAGCATTAAAAGCATTATGTGACTAATCCTGCTGTTTCAAAccagtgtttcatgtttttagcGAGTGTAAGAGACTCACAGCATTCTTCACTCCTTTAAccaatgtttttcatttgtttgaaacTTTTAATATTGCTAGTTTTATTTATGGTGCAGGGTACAAGAAAAGTAATCCAAAAAAGTGGCAGCTATTAAATTTCATTTCGGTTGAAGCCAAGATGGCAATTTACGTCACCAggaaaaatgaaatggaaaatggtGCAggtcaaaaagcaaaaaacctTATGTcgtcctcttttcttcctcacagtgccactgtctcatAGACCCCAAGTCTTTGAAGTCATCCACTTTCTCTACACCTATACTCCTATCACAGAGATCATCTGTCTTCTACCAAacttccttcctcttctccctAGTGTagacctccacctctccaggctctcttccacctgtccCCTATTCACACTATAGAtaacaatatcatctgcaaacaacataaaCCACAGAGAATCATGGACTGCCTGATAAACCTTAATGCCACGGTTCTCTGTGGTAtgtgagcttcctctgctgGTACTTTGAGGAAAATCAGACATACTCTTCTGCTGTatgtaccagggtatgtgattggagtggagctgaggaagtttgacctgtagaaaatgaaacaaatgagttCCAGCTCAAAGGATTTCTCTGGCAGCAAGTACATCCTGTTGGAGATCCTGTGGCGAGAATAaggcaacacattttcatgtgttttggGACTGCCCGGTCATTTCAAAAcattggaaagaaaaagagaagctAACATTCATTCTCAGGCTTGAACAAGATAAGTTTGGGAGATACTGGAAAACCTGGAtaaactttatatttttaagGCAAGATACTGGGTAATGTGATAAATCCCCCTAGTTTTTGACTCCACTCATCTGGTTACATTTTCgttctttttttaagtaaatagAGAGTTATACATGTATACAGCAGATTTTCTTATTTAATCTACAATTATTAccgtttgtgttgttgtttttgccatcGCAGTTATTATAACTCTATTATAAGATGTTGTTTGCAGCAAAGGTTGTaaatgaggacaggtaaatgtgGAGCAGCTGttattgtctattttatttatgctatttttatattttttagtcATCAGTACCACTTCTTATTTTTGGATTCTTAAATTCCCTGCCAGTCCAGAACTGGTATAGGAGTACTGTGATGGAAAAGAATGTGGGTGTTTTTGTAATGAAATgaatttttctttcttgaaaagaaaaagaaaagaaactgtaaACAAACTTAAGAGCatgtataaaaaatgtttttctttaaataaaaaaagtttaataccaaaaaatagtaataataatgacaaatggaatactaataattattttcacttaACAAATTCcgctataccagtgtgtgaggtacatgtgaggaagaagaggatgaagagagagCATCTTCTTCATCCTGTGAAatgtccgtagctgactttctcggcctttttacaccactgtgttttaacgttggtgataatggtgttactttgagagtttaatattttctcaggttgtacttggtgtaaaaagtttgagaaccactgccttAATGAATGAGTGTAGAATGTACTTcagtttgtatgtatgtgtggcAAGT from the Solea senegalensis isolate Sse05_10M linkage group LG9, IFAPA_SoseM_1, whole genome shotgun sequence genome contains:
- the LOC122774789 gene encoding trypsin-1; the encoded protein is MRSLVFVLLIGAAFATEDDKIVGGYECQPYSQAHTVSLNSGYHFCGGSLVSKDWVVSAAHCYKSRVEVRLGEHNIRVNEGNEQFISSSRVIRHPNYSSYNINNDIMLIKLSKSATLNQYVKTVALPSSCAPAGTMCKVAGWGNTMSSSADSNKLQCLNIPILSERDCDNSYPGMITDAMFCAGYLEGGKDSCQGDSGGPVVCNGELQGVVSWGYGCAERDHPGVYAKVCLFNDWLERTMASY